A stretch of the Aphis gossypii isolate Hap1 chromosome 2, ASM2018417v2, whole genome shotgun sequence genome encodes the following:
- the LOC114123115 gene encoding membrane-bound alkaline phosphatase-like gives MWAFVVCVLACALQVFIATSAQESDSKFWIENGKRMLEERSKLKLRTNQAKNVIMFLGDGMSLTTLTAARIYKGQLQNTTGESEHLSFEQFPFTGISKTYCVNSQVADSACSATAYLCGVKTNKATIGVTSNVLLGDCPASVPEEHRVTSIMQWAQWAGKATGIVTTTRVTHASPAGGYAQIAHRDWESDKDMIKTSGGQTNLTECEDIARQLITKDPGRNFKVIMGGGRDNFMKQGINSTGKRNDEDLIQNWKNDKKTRFGDKVAKYITTREELMNTDMSKTDFVLGLFHQSHLDYRLKSNFEKQPTLQEMTRNAIQLLQKEPNGYVLFVEGGLIDKAHHATWARIALDETLEFSKAVSDAVALTSEDDTLIVVTSDHAHTMTMAGYPKRNENILGLTNSISTDNMTYTTLSYANGPKQSFTNDSTCHRINVTSEDLKKIDYAYPSLVDLEDETHGGDDVMVFARGPMSHLFTGNYEQNQIALGMAMAAGISTNPPTSTSNSSAIRPFNLAGQTVFAVLLLGLIGISRSSL, from the exons ATGTGGGCATTCGTCGTGTGTGTTTTAGCTTGTGCACTACAGGTGTTTATAGCCACCTCCGCTCAGGAATCAG ATTCTAAATTTTGGATTGAAAATGGAAAACGAATGTTGGAAGAaaggtcaaaattaaaattgcgaACAAACCAGGCAAAAAATGTGATAATGTTTCTGGGAGATGGTATGTCATTGACCACATTGACGGCTGCTCGAATATACAAAGGTCAGTTACAGAACACAACTGGTGAAAGCGAACACTTGAGTTTCGAACAGTTTCCGTTCACCGGAATATCAAAg ACGTATTGCGTCAACAGTCAAGTAGCCGATTCAGCATGCTCCGCTACAGCATATTTGTGTGGTGTCAAGACTAACAAAGCCACGATTGGAGTAACGTCTAATGTACTCTTAGGAGACTGTCCAGCATCGGTGCCCGAAGAACATCGCGTGACTTCCATAATGCAATGGGCGCAATGGGCTGGTAAGGCAACCGGAATTGTAACCACGACCCGGGTCACCCATGCATCTCCAGCAGGTGGTTACGCACAAATCGCACACCGAGACTGGGAATCTGACAAAGATATGATAAAAACATCCGGTGGCCAAACCAATCTCACAGAGTGTGAAGACATAGCTAGACAGCTAATAACAAAAGATCCGGGTAGAAATTTCAAG GTTATCATGGGTGGCGGTCgtgataattttatgaaacagGGAATAAACTCTACGGGCAAACGTAATGACGAAGacttaatacaaaattggaaaaatgacaaaaaaactCGGTTTGGTGATAAGGTCGCGAAGTACATAACGACCAGAGAGGAACTAATGAATACGGATATGTCTAAAACTGATTTTGTGTTAG GACTTTTCCACCAAAGTCACTTGGACTATAGATTAAAATCCAATTTCGAGAAACAGCCTACGCTGCAGGAAATGACCAGGAACGCTATTCAGCTTCTCCAGAAAGAACCGAACGGCTACGTTCTTTTTGTAGAAGGTGGTCTCATTGATAAGGCTCATCACGCGACGTGGGCGAGAATTGCTCTCGATGAAACTTTAGAATTTTCAAAAGCAGTGTCGGATGCTGTGGCGTTGACTAGTGAAGACGACACATTAATCGTGGTGACTTCAGATCACGCGCATACCATGACGATGGCTGGTTATCCTAAACGAAACGAGAATATTCTCGGTTTGACAAACTCAATTTCCACGGATAATATGACGTACACGACCCTGAGCTACGCCAATGGTCCAAAACAATCCTTCACAAATGATAGCACTTGCCATAGAATCAACGTAACAAGCGaagatttaa aaaaaattgacTATGCATATCCAAGTCTAGTTGATTTAGAGGATGAGACTCACGGAGGAGATGATGTTATGGTATTTGCGAGAGGTCCTATGTCACATTTATTCACTGGAAACTACGAGCAAAATCAAATTGCTCTTGGTATGGCAATGGCTGCTGGTATTTCCACGAATCCACCAACTTCTACCTCTAATAGCAGTGCCATTCGACCTTTTAACTTAGCTGGACAAACTGTTTTTGCAGTATTGTTGTTGGGTCTCATTGGAATTTCACGGTCTAGTTTataa